Proteins encoded together in one Mannheimia haemolytica window:
- the potA_1 gene encoding Spermidine/putrescine import ATP-binding protein PotA → MNNDFLVLKNVTKSFGKVTVIDNLNLSIPQGKMVTLLGPSGCGKTTVLRLVAGLENPTSGQIFIDGEDVTQSSIQHRDICIVFQSYALFPHMSIGDNVGYGLKMQGVPKEERLQRVKEALELVDLGGFEDRFVDQISGGQQQRVALARALILKPKVLLFDEPLSNLDANLRRSMREKIRELQQRLNITSLYVTHDQSEAFAVSDEVIVMNKGRIMQKASAKELYLRPNSLFLANFMGESSIFEGTIAGNQININGYQFTLSNAEQFELPDGECLVGIRPEAIHLAEQGNISQLCKIKNAVYMGNHWEIIAEWEGKDLLVNTKPENFYPHIKQAYVHFIEQGVFLLKKEL, encoded by the coding sequence ATGAACAACGATTTCTTAGTTTTAAAAAATGTCACCAAATCTTTCGGCAAGGTGACGGTAATTGATAACCTCAACCTCAGCATTCCACAGGGCAAAATGGTGACTTTACTCGGGCCTTCCGGCTGCGGTAAAACCACCGTACTGCGTTTAGTGGCAGGGCTGGAAAACCCGACTTCGGGGCAAATTTTTATTGATGGCGAAGATGTGACCCAAAGTTCGATCCAGCACCGTGATATTTGCATTGTGTTCCAGTCTTATGCATTATTTCCACATATGTCGATTGGCGATAATGTCGGCTACGGCTTGAAAATGCAGGGCGTACCGAAAGAAGAACGGCTGCAACGAGTGAAAGAGGCGTTGGAATTGGTGGATTTAGGCGGTTTTGAAGATCGCTTTGTCGATCAAATCTCCGGCGGACAGCAACAACGTGTCGCCCTCGCCCGTGCCTTAATTCTGAAACCGAAAGTGCTACTGTTCGATGAACCACTGAGTAACCTTGACGCTAACTTACGCCGTTCAATGCGGGAGAAAATCCGTGAATTACAGCAACGTTTAAACATTACTTCCCTTTATGTGACTCACGATCAGTCCGAAGCCTTTGCGGTTTCAGATGAAGTAATTGTGATGAACAAGGGAAGAATTATGCAAAAAGCTTCAGCCAAAGAGTTATACCTTCGCCCTAATTCTTTATTCTTAGCAAATTTTATGGGTGAAAGTAGCATTTTTGAAGGCACGATAGCTGGCAACCAAATTAATATAAATGGATATCAATTTACGTTATCAAATGCTGAACAATTTGAGTTACCCGATGGGGAATGTTTAGTTGGCATTCGTCCAGAAGCTATTCATTTAGCTGAACAAGGAAATATAAGTCAACTCTGTAAAATTAAAAATGCAGTTTATATGGGAAATCATTGGGAAATTATAGCTGAATGGGAAGGGAAAGATTTATTAGTCAATACTAAACCTGAAAATTTTTATCCTCATATCAAACAGGCCTATGTACATTTTATCGAACAAGGTGTTTTTCTTTTAAAGAAAGAGCTATAA
- the glpR_4 gene encoding Glycerol-3-phosphate regulon repressor: protein MSKRNTQQRRHLIVQMVQEKNEVSVDELAHFFETSEVTIRKDLTALEESGFLLRKYGGAVKIPSEMMEEAFIEQLSIQKKMIAQAARDCIRDHNRIIIDSGSTTGALVKALNQTGLVVMTNSLNLAAELTSLECEPTVLMTGGTWDSRSESFQGKVAEQVLRSYDFDQLFIGADGLDLARGTTTFNELVGLSQVMAEVSREVIVLIESQKIGRKMPNIELEWQNITKIITDSQLSFETKEQIEKMGVEVVIAK from the coding sequence ATGTCAAAACGTAACACGCAACAACGCCGCCATTTAATTGTTCAAATGGTACAAGAGAAAAATGAAGTGAGTGTAGATGAACTCGCTCATTTCTTTGAGACGTCTGAAGTTACGATTAGAAAAGATTTAACCGCTTTGGAAGAAAGTGGTTTTTTATTGCGTAAGTATGGTGGGGCGGTAAAAATCCCATCAGAAATGATGGAAGAAGCGTTTATCGAACAACTTTCGATTCAAAAGAAAATGATTGCTCAAGCCGCCCGTGATTGTATCCGAGATCATAACCGTATCATTATTGACAGTGGTAGCACGACCGGCGCTTTGGTAAAAGCATTGAACCAAACCGGCTTGGTGGTGATGACGAATTCGCTGAATTTAGCGGCGGAATTGACTTCCCTTGAATGCGAACCAACAGTGTTGATGACCGGCGGCACTTGGGATAGCCGTTCTGAATCCTTCCAAGGCAAGGTAGCGGAACAGGTGTTACGTTCATACGATTTCGATCAGCTTTTTATTGGTGCGGACGGTTTAGATTTGGCTCGAGGCACGACTACCTTTAATGAATTAGTCGGCTTAAGTCAGGTAATGGCAGAAGTGAGCCGTGAAGTAATTGTGCTAATTGAATCGCAAAAGATTGGTCGAAAAATGCCGAATATTGAATTGGAATGGCAAAATATTACCAAAATTATTACCGACAGCCAGTTAAGTTTTGAAACGAAAGAACAAATCGAAAAAATGGGTGTCGAAGTGGTTATTGCAAAATAG
- the glmS gene encoding Glucosamine--fructose-6-phosphate aminotransferase [isomerizing], with product MCGIVGAVAQRDIAEILVDGLHRLEYRGYDSAGVAVLNADDKTMQIVRRVGKVKALDEALDTKPLLGGTGIAHTRWATHGEPSETNAHPHRSGKIAVVHNGIIENYEELKVVLQERGYVFQSQTDTEVIAHLVEWELRSASSLLEAVQKTVVQLRGAYGTVVLNEEEPDHLIVARSGSPLVIGYGVGENFLASDQLALLSVTRRFAYLEEGDVAEITRRTVDIYDREGNKVEREIHEGNFEADAADKGQYRHYMQKEIFEQPVAIMNTLDGRIKDGKVDISAIAPNAAEILSKVEHVQIVACGTSYNAGMVSRYWFESIAGVSCDVEIASEFRYRKFVTRPNSLLITLSQSGETADTLAALRLAKESGYMAAMTVCNVASSSLVRESDFEFLTKAGVEIGVASTKAFTTQLTCLLLLNVAIGRLQGRMSEEQEHHIVQSLQRLPAQIESALVFDKQIEKLSEDFADKHHTLFLGRGEYYPIAMESALKLKEISYIHAEAYAAGELKHGPLALIDSDMPVVVVAPENDLLEKVKSNIEEVRARGGQLYVFADHDAGFEEAEGFKTIVMPKVDEVTAPIFYTVPLQLLSYHIALIKGTDVDQPRNLAKAVTVE from the coding sequence ATGTGTGGAATTGTAGGTGCAGTAGCACAACGTGATATCGCAGAAATCTTGGTTGATGGTTTACATCGCTTAGAATACCGTGGATATGACTCAGCTGGTGTAGCAGTATTAAATGCAGATGATAAAACAATGCAAATTGTACGCCGTGTCGGTAAAGTGAAAGCCTTAGATGAAGCGTTAGACACTAAGCCACTATTAGGCGGCACTGGGATCGCACACACTCGCTGGGCAACGCACGGCGAGCCGTCAGAAACTAACGCTCACCCACATCGTAGCGGTAAAATTGCTGTGGTTCACAATGGGATCATCGAAAACTACGAAGAGTTAAAAGTAGTGTTACAAGAGCGTGGTTATGTGTTCCAATCTCAAACCGATACCGAAGTAATTGCTCATTTGGTGGAATGGGAATTGCGTTCTGCCTCTTCATTATTAGAAGCGGTACAAAAAACCGTGGTACAACTGCGCGGTGCTTACGGCACAGTAGTGTTAAATGAAGAAGAGCCGGATCATTTAATTGTGGCTCGTTCAGGCAGCCCGTTAGTGATTGGTTACGGTGTGGGCGAGAACTTCCTCGCTTCAGACCAGCTTGCGTTATTAAGTGTAACTCGCCGTTTTGCTTATTTAGAAGAAGGCGATGTAGCGGAAATTACCCGTCGCACAGTGGATATTTATGACCGTGAAGGCAACAAAGTAGAACGTGAAATTCACGAAGGTAACTTTGAAGCAGATGCGGCAGACAAAGGGCAATATCGTCACTATATGCAAAAAGAAATCTTTGAGCAGCCGGTTGCGATTATGAACACCTTAGATGGTCGTATCAAAGACGGTAAAGTAGATATTTCAGCCATTGCACCGAATGCGGCAGAGATTTTATCGAAAGTAGAACACGTTCAAATTGTGGCTTGTGGTACATCTTACAATGCCGGTATGGTTTCACGTTATTGGTTTGAATCCATTGCAGGCGTGAGTTGTGATGTGGAAATTGCCTCAGAATTCCGTTACCGTAAATTCGTTACTCGCCCGAACAGCTTGTTAATCACCCTTTCACAATCAGGCGAAACCGCGGACACGTTAGCTGCACTTCGTTTAGCGAAAGAGTCAGGTTATATGGCGGCAATGACGGTATGTAATGTGGCAAGTTCTTCATTAGTGCGTGAATCCGATTTTGAGTTCTTAACTAAAGCCGGTGTGGAAATTGGGGTAGCATCAACCAAAGCGTTTACTACCCAATTAACCTGCTTGTTATTGTTAAATGTCGCGATTGGACGCTTACAAGGCAGAATGAGTGAGGAGCAAGAACACCATATCGTGCAATCTTTACAACGCTTACCAGCACAAATTGAAAGTGCGTTAGTGTTCGATAAACAAATCGAAAAATTATCGGAAGATTTTGCGGATAAACACCACACATTGTTCTTAGGTCGTGGAGAATATTACCCGATTGCGATGGAATCTGCATTGAAATTAAAAGAGATTTCATATATTCACGCAGAAGCTTATGCCGCAGGCGAGTTAAAACACGGCCCGTTAGCATTAATTGATAGCGATATGCCGGTAGTGGTGGTAGCACCGGAAAATGACTTGCTTGAGAAAGTGAAATCCAATATTGAAGAAGTGCGTGCAAGAGGCGGTCAGTTATATGTGTTTGCCGATCACGATGCAGGTTTTGAAGAAGCAGAAGGCTTCAAAACGATTGTAATGCCGAAAGTTGATGAAGTAACCGCACCGATTTTCTACACCGTGCCGTTACAACTACTTTCATATCACATTGCCTTAATCAAAGGAACGGACGTTGACCAACCTCGTAACCTTGCAAAAGCGGTGACTGTAGAGTAA
- the rpsH gene encoding 30S ribosomal protein S8, with amino-acid sequence MSMQDPIADMLTRIRNGQAANKVAISMPSSKLKVAIANVLAEEGYIESVKVVEGVKPELEITLKYFQNKPVVESIQRVSRPGLRIYKRKDELPKVMGGLGIAVVSTSKGVMTDRAARQAGLGGEIICYVA; translated from the coding sequence ATGAGCATGCAAGATCCAATCGCAGATATGCTGACCCGTATTCGTAACGGTCAAGCTGCGAATAAAGTTGCAATCAGTATGCCTTCATCTAAGTTAAAAGTTGCTATTGCAAATGTTTTAGCTGAAGAAGGTTATATCGAAAGCGTTAAAGTTGTTGAAGGTGTTAAACCTGAACTGGAAATTACTTTAAAATATTTCCAAAACAAACCGGTTGTAGAAAGTATTCAACGTGTTAGCCGTCCTGGTTTACGTATTTATAAACGTAAAGATGAGTTACCAAAAGTAATGGGTGGTTTAGGTATCGCAGTTGTTTCTACATCTAAAGGTGTAATGACCGACCGTGCTGCACGTCAAGCAGGCCTCGGCGGTGAAATTATCTGTTACGTAGCATAA
- the rpsE gene encoding 30S ribosomal protein S5, translated as MSNIEKQAGELQEKLIAVNRVSKTVKGGRIMSFTALTVVGDGNGRVGFGYGKAREVPAAIQKAMEKARRNMINVALNEGTLQHPVKGSHTGSRVFMQPASEGTGIIAGGAMRAVLEVAGVRNVLSKAYGSTNPINVVRATIDALENMKSPEMVAAKRGKTVEEILG; from the coding sequence ATGTCAAACATCGAAAAACAAGCTGGTGAACTGCAGGAAAAGCTAATCGCGGTTAACCGTGTTTCAAAAACCGTAAAAGGTGGTCGTATTATGAGTTTCACTGCTTTAACAGTAGTGGGCGATGGTAACGGTCGTGTAGGTTTTGGTTACGGTAAAGCACGTGAAGTTCCAGCAGCAATCCAAAAAGCGATGGAAAAAGCTCGTCGCAATATGATCAATGTAGCTTTAAATGAAGGTACATTACAACATCCAGTTAAAGGTTCACATACAGGTTCACGCGTATTTATGCAACCAGCAAGCGAAGGTACAGGTATCATCGCTGGTGGTGCAATGCGTGCAGTATTAGAAGTTGCGGGTGTTCGTAACGTTCTTTCTAAAGCGTATGGTTCAACTAACCCAATTAACGTTGTTCGTGCAACAATCGATGCACTTGAGAACATGAAATCACCTGAAATGGTTGCTGCAAAACGTGGCAAAACAGTTGAAGAAATTTTGGGGTAA
- the rplF gene encoding 50S ribosomal protein L6 has protein sequence MSRVAKAPVNIPAGVEVKLNGQLLTVKGKNGELSREIHNAVEVKQEADALTFAPREGIANADAQAGTARALVNNMVIGVTEGFTKKLQLVGVGYRAQMKGNAVALSLGFSHPVEHALPAGVTGECPSQTEIILKSADKQLIGQVAADIRAYRKPEPYKGKGVRYSDEVVRTKEAKKK, from the coding sequence ATGTCTCGTGTTGCAAAAGCACCTGTTAATATTCCTGCCGGTGTTGAGGTAAAACTTAACGGTCAGCTATTAACAGTTAAAGGTAAAAACGGCGAGTTATCTCGTGAAATTCACAATGCAGTTGAAGTAAAACAAGAAGCTGATGCATTAACTTTCGCTCCACGTGAAGGTATTGCTAATGCAGATGCTCAAGCAGGTACGGCTCGTGCACTAGTAAATAATATGGTGATCGGAGTTACTGAAGGCTTTACTAAGAAATTGCAATTAGTGGGTGTTGGTTATAGAGCACAAATGAAAGGCAATGCTGTTGCTTTAAGTTTAGGTTTCTCTCACCCAGTAGAACACGCGTTGCCAGCAGGTGTAACTGGTGAATGTCCATCACAAACAGAAATTATTCTGAAAAGTGCTGACAAGCAGTTAATTGGCCAAGTGGCAGCAGATATTCGTGCATATCGCAAACCTGAACCTTATAAAGGTAAAGGTGTACGTTACTCTGATGAAGTAGTACGTACTAAAGAAGCGAAGAAAAAGTAA
- the rpsN gene encoding 30S ribosomal protein S14, whose amino-acid sequence MIARDVKRAKLADKFYAKREELKKIISDVNASDEERWDAVLKLQTLPRDSSPIRQRNRCRQTGRPHGVLRKFGLSRIKVREAAMRGEIPGLKKASW is encoded by the coding sequence ATGATCGCACGCGATGTAAAACGTGCTAAATTAGCTGATAAATTCTACGCAAAACGTGAAGAATTAAAGAAAATCATCTCTGATGTAAATGCATCTGATGAAGAGCGTTGGGACGCAGTGTTGAAGTTACAAACACTTCCACGTGACTCTAGCCCAATCCGTCAGCGTAATCGTTGCCGCCAAACTGGTCGCCCACACGGTGTACTTCGTAAGTTTGGTTTAAGCCGTATTAAGGTTCGTGAAGCTGCTATGCGCGGTGAAATTCCGGGTCTTAAGAAAGCAAGCTGGTAA
- the rplX gene encoding 50S ribosomal protein L24 — protein MAAKIRQNDEVIVLTGKDKGKRGKVTKVLPNGKVFVEGINIITKHEKPVPALGKAGGLVKKEAAIDVSNVAIFNPETNKADRVGFRFEDGKKVRFFKSNEKSI, from the coding sequence ATGGCTGCAAAAATCCGTCAAAACGATGAAGTAATTGTTCTTACCGGTAAAGATAAGGGCAAACGTGGTAAGGTAACTAAAGTGTTACCAAATGGTAAAGTTTTTGTTGAGGGTATCAACATCATCACTAAACACGAGAAACCAGTTCCTGCATTAGGTAAAGCTGGCGGTTTAGTGAAAAAAGAAGCGGCAATCGATGTTTCAAACGTTGCAATCTTCAACCCTGAAACCAACAAAGCTGACCGTGTAGGATTTAGATTCGAAGATGGCAAAAAAGTGCGTTTCTTCAAATCTAACGAGAAATCAATTTAA
- the rplN gene encoding 50S ribosomal protein L14: MIQEQTMLDVADNSGARSVMCIKVLGGSHRRYAAIGDIIKVTVKEAIPRGKVKKGDVLKAVVVRTKKGVRRPDGAVIRFDGNACVILNNNTEQPIGTRIFGPVTRELRSEKFMKIISLAPEVL; the protein is encoded by the coding sequence ATGATCCAAGAACAGACTATGCTGGACGTTGCTGATAACTCAGGGGCTCGTAGCGTAATGTGTATCAAGGTTCTAGGTGGATCGCACCGTCGTTACGCTGCTATTGGCGATATCATTAAAGTTACTGTAAAAGAAGCAATTCCACGCGGTAAAGTTAAAAAAGGTGATGTGTTAAAAGCAGTTGTTGTGCGCACCAAGAAGGGTGTTCGTCGCCCAGATGGCGCAGTTATTCGTTTCGATGGCAATGCTTGTGTAATTTTAAACAATAACACTGAGCAACCAATCGGTACTCGTATTTTTGGACCGGTGACTCGTGAACTTCGTTCTGAGAAGTTTATGAAAATCATCTCTTTAGCTCCAGAAGTACTATAA
- the rplE gene encoding 50S ribosomal protein L5, translated as MAKLHDYYRDTVVNELKEKFNYSSVMQVPRIEKITLNMGVGEALTDKKLLDNAVADLAAISGQKPLVTKARKSVAGFKIRQGYPIGCKVTLRGERMWEFFERLITIAVPRIRDFRGLNAKSFDGRGNYSMGVREQIIFPEIDYDKVDRVRGLDITITTSAKTDEEGQALLAAFNFPFRK; from the coding sequence ATGGCGAAACTGCATGATTACTACAGAGATACAGTAGTTAATGAATTAAAAGAGAAATTCAACTACTCATCTGTCATGCAAGTCCCACGAATCGAAAAGATTACCCTGAATATGGGTGTGGGTGAAGCATTGACCGACAAAAAACTGTTAGATAACGCAGTAGCGGATTTAGCAGCAATCAGCGGTCAAAAACCTTTAGTAACCAAAGCTCGCAAATCTGTTGCAGGCTTTAAAATCCGTCAAGGGTATCCAATCGGTTGCAAAGTAACCCTACGTGGTGAACGTATGTGGGAATTCTTTGAAAGATTGATTACTATCGCTGTTCCACGTATCCGTGACTTCCGTGGTTTAAACGCTAAGTCATTCGATGGTCGTGGTAATTACAGTATGGGTGTTCGTGAGCAAATCATTTTCCCTGAAATCGACTACGATAAAGTAGATCGTGTACGTGGTTTAGATATTACTATCACCACTTCAGCGAAAACTGATGAAGAAGGTCAAGCTTTATTAGCTGCTTTCAATTTCCCATTCCGTAAATAA
- the cysW_1 gene encoding Sulfate transport system permease protein CysW has protein sequence MQNFSFSRPLVWVLIGLLGFLLLPSKALDYGLFDSTSDELLAAMGWSSINITWAWFLPLLVFLLPNSTACKTRAKLELVGLGVLFAFIFLSAIVLKISLGYAVLPLIIAIMGLATQNLATLKVMQGDRFIIGSLLSIILLIFFFIVYPTIAIFVSMFYNGSEFVPSQVLTILQQPYVARVVGNSLSVAGTVGVLSTLFGLAFALYTTRIAKRSAFIGRIFSILPIVTPPFVVGLGVTLMLGRSGYVTEFLVDYFGFANNWLYGFTGIVIAHTLALTPMSFMILEGALKSIHPSVEEAAYTLRSNRYQAFFNIIFPLLKPALANSFLVVAIQSLADFSTPLVLGGSFDVIATQIYFYIAGSQLDYASASTLGAILLVFSLAIFVIQYLWIGNRSYVTVSGKSYRGDVQDLPSGMKWLIICTLLFWGTFNLVLYGSIFYGSFTVNWGVDYTLTLDNYIKLFGQGFSDGGFPSLIQTVIFAAAAAPITALFGLLIAYVTVRRDFNGKKTLEFLTLLCFAVPGTVAGVSYILAFNDAPIYLTGTGMIIILSMVMRNMPVGMRAAIAGLGQLDKSLDEASLSLKAGSFKTMLFVVLPLLKPALLSALVTSFVRAMTTVSAIVFLVTADTRVATSYILNRVEDGEYGIAIAYGSILIVVMMAIILIFDWIVGDTRIARSKAKKM, from the coding sequence ATGCAGAATTTTTCCTTTTCCCGACCGCTTGTTTGGGTGCTTATCGGGTTACTCGGTTTTCTCTTGTTACCGTCTAAAGCCTTAGATTATGGTCTGTTTGACTCAACCTCTGATGAACTGCTCGCCGCAATGGGCTGGTCGAGTATCAACATTACTTGGGCGTGGTTTTTACCGCTTTTGGTATTTTTATTGCCAAATTCGACCGCTTGTAAAACCAGAGCCAAGCTAGAATTAGTTGGGCTGGGCGTGCTGTTCGCCTTTATTTTCCTGTCAGCGATTGTGCTGAAAATCAGCCTCGGTTATGCGGTGTTGCCGTTGATTATTGCCATTATGGGGCTTGCGACCCAAAATTTAGCAACGCTCAAAGTAATGCAGGGTGACCGCTTTATTATCGGCTCGTTACTGAGCATTATTCTGCTGATTTTCTTTTTTATTGTGTATCCGACCATCGCCATTTTTGTGTCGATGTTCTACAACGGCTCGGAATTTGTGCCAAGCCAAGTGCTGACAATTTTGCAACAACCTTATGTGGCTCGTGTGGTAGGCAACTCGCTCTCCGTTGCCGGCACAGTCGGCGTTCTCTCCACCCTATTCGGCTTGGCGTTTGCCCTCTACACCACTCGAATTGCCAAACGCTCCGCGTTTATCGGGCGGATTTTCTCGATTTTACCCATCGTCACGCCGCCGTTTGTGGTCGGTTTAGGCGTAACCCTAATGCTTGGGCGTTCCGGCTATGTGACAGAATTTCTAGTCGATTATTTCGGCTTTGCCAATAACTGGCTGTATGGTTTCACCGGTATTGTGATCGCCCATACCCTCGCGCTCACGCCAATGTCGTTTATGATTTTGGAAGGGGCGTTGAAATCCATTCACCCTTCGGTGGAAGAAGCGGCTTACACCTTGCGTTCCAACCGCTATCAAGCCTTTTTTAACATCATTTTCCCGTTGTTAAAACCAGCGCTCGCAAACTCCTTTTTAGTAGTGGCAATTCAATCCCTCGCCGACTTCAGTACGCCGTTAGTGTTGGGCGGTAGCTTTGATGTGATTGCAACCCAAATCTACTTCTACATTGCTGGTTCTCAACTGGATTACGCCTCCGCCAGCACGCTCGGAGCAATTTTGTTGGTATTCTCCCTAGCCATTTTCGTGATCCAATACCTCTGGATCGGCAATCGCTCTTATGTGACGGTGTCCGGCAAATCTTATCGAGGCGATGTGCAAGACTTACCAAGCGGTATGAAATGGCTGATTATTTGCACCTTATTGTTCTGGGGAACTTTCAACTTAGTGCTGTACGGCAGTATTTTCTACGGCAGTTTTACCGTGAACTGGGGCGTGGATTATACTTTAACGCTTGATAACTACATCAAGCTATTCGGGCAAGGGTTTAGCGATGGCGGTTTCCCATCATTAATTCAAACCGTGATTTTCGCTGCCGCTGCCGCTCCGATTACTGCGCTATTCGGCTTGCTGATCGCCTATGTGACAGTTCGGCGTGATTTCAACGGTAAGAAAACCCTAGAATTTTTAACCCTGCTCTGCTTTGCCGTGCCGGGAACGGTGGCAGGCGTCTCTTACATTCTTGCCTTTAACGATGCCCCGATTTACCTAACCGGCACCGGTATGATCATTATTCTCTCAATGGTAATGCGGAATATGCCGGTGGGTATGCGAGCGGCGATTGCCGGCTTGGGGCAGTTAGATAAATCGCTGGACGAAGCCTCGCTCTCGCTGAAAGCCGGTTCGTTCAAAACAATGCTGTTTGTGGTGTTACCGCTGCTCAAACCGGCTCTGCTCTCCGCCCTCGTCACCAGCTTTGTGCGAGCAATGACCACCGTGAGTGCGATTGTGTTCTTAGTCACTGCCGACACCCGTGTGGCAACCTCCTACATTCTCAACCGTGTGGAAGACGGTGAATACGGCATTGCGATTGCCTACGGCTCAATTTTAATTGTGGTGATGATGGCGATTATCCTGATTTTTGACTGGATTGTCGGCGACACCCGCATCGCCCGCTCTAAGGCGAAAAAGATGTAA
- a CDS encoding 2-aminoethylphosphonate ABC transporter substrate-binding protein: MKLKKLSLALSTLLLGSAFANSALAEGRLTVYCSATNELCEQEVQAFGKKYDVKVAFVRNGSGSTLAKIEAEKNNPQADVWYGGTLDPHSQAAEMGLLEPYKSPNLEQIIEKFRDPAKLKGNYSSAVYMGILGYGVNLDRIKKLGIEKVPSTWEDLLDPRLAGEIQIADPQSSGTAYTAIATFVQLWGEEKAFDYFRKLHKNISQYTKSGITPARNTARGETAIGIGFLHDYAIEKKNGANIEMTAPTDGTGYELGGVSILKGARNLDNAKLFVDWSLSKEAQELSWQKGNAFQVLTNTTAEASPYALDPKNLNLINYDFEKYGSSEERKRLIDKWVNEVKLAK, encoded by the coding sequence ATGAAATTAAAAAAATTATCTTTGGCACTCTCGACTTTATTACTCGGTTCAGCCTTTGCCAACTCTGCTTTAGCAGAAGGTCGTTTAACCGTTTATTGTAGTGCCACTAACGAACTTTGTGAGCAAGAAGTGCAAGCATTCGGCAAAAAATATGATGTTAAAGTGGCATTTGTGCGTAACGGTTCAGGCAGTACATTGGCGAAAATTGAAGCAGAGAAGAACAATCCTCAAGCTGATGTATGGTATGGCGGTACCTTAGATCCACATTCACAAGCCGCAGAAATGGGTTTACTCGAGCCATATAAATCGCCGAACCTCGAACAAATTATCGAGAAATTCCGTGACCCGGCAAAATTAAAAGGCAACTACTCTTCGGCTGTGTATATGGGGATTTTAGGTTATGGTGTGAATTTAGACCGAATCAAAAAACTCGGCATTGAAAAAGTGCCTAGCACTTGGGAAGACTTGCTCGACCCTCGCCTAGCCGGTGAAATCCAAATTGCCGACCCACAAAGCTCCGGCACGGCTTATACTGCAATTGCGACCTTCGTACAACTTTGGGGCGAAGAGAAAGCCTTCGACTATTTCCGCAAATTACACAAAAACATTTCACAATATACCAAATCCGGCATCACACCGGCACGCAATACCGCCCGTGGTGAAACCGCTATCGGTATCGGTTTCTTACACGACTATGCGATTGAGAAGAAAAACGGGGCTAACATTGAAATGACCGCACCAACAGACGGCACAGGCTACGAATTAGGCGGTGTGAGTATCCTCAAAGGTGCAAGAAATCTTGATAATGCAAAACTGTTCGTGGATTGGTCGCTTTCTAAAGAAGCTCAAGAACTCTCTTGGCAAAAAGGCAATGCGTTCCAAGTATTAACCAACACCACAGCAGAAGCCTCGCCTTACGCACTTGATCCGAAAAACTTAAACTTAATCAATTATGATTTTGAAAAATACGGCTCGAGTGAAGAGCGTAAACGCTTGATTGATAAGTGGGTAAATGAAGTAAAATTAGCGAAATAG
- the rplR gene encoding 50S ribosomal protein L18 yields MDKKIARIRRASRARHLMREQGATRLVVHRTPRHIYAQVIAPNGSEVLAAASTVEKVIKEQVKYTGNKEAAAVVGKIVAERAIAKGIQAVAFDRSGFKYHGRVQSLADAAREAGLQF; encoded by the coding sequence ATGGATAAGAAAATAGCTCGTATCCGTCGTGCAAGCCGTGCACGTCATTTAATGAGAGAGCAAGGTGCAACACGTTTAGTTGTGCATCGCACACCTCGCCATATTTATGCGCAGGTAATTGCACCTAATGGCTCAGAAGTACTAGCAGCAGCTTCAACTGTTGAAAAAGTAATTAAAGAGCAAGTTAAATATACCGGTAATAAAGAAGCCGCAGCAGTAGTGGGTAAAATCGTTGCTGAGCGTGCAATTGCCAAAGGTATTCAAGCGGTTGCTTTTGATCGTTCTGGTTTCAAATACCACGGTCGTGTGCAATCATTAGCAGATGCTGCTCGTGAAGCTGGTCTACAGTTCTAA
- a CDS encoding lipoprotein, protein MKSILKVVGAMVLMVAVSGCNNMTKTQRNTAIGAAIGGVAGHAIGESTGATLGGAALGGVIGSQIK, encoded by the coding sequence ATGAAATCTATTTTGAAAGTTGTTGGTGCAATGGTATTAATGGTTGCTGTGTCTGGCTGTAACAATATGACAAAAACGCAACGTAATACTGCAATCGGTGCGGCAATTGGCGGTGTGGCTGGTCACGCGATTGGTGAATCTACCGGTGCAACTTTAGGTGGTGCCGCACTTGGTGGCGTGATTGGTAGCCAAATCAAATAA